ATTTAACCACATCTGCATGGTACTCTTGCTGTTTTGATCAGTTTCTATTGAGGGTTATATGTAAATGAATGTCtttaacagaaaatacaaagcCTTTCTTGTTGCCTTGCTTTGAAATTTGGTCAGCAAtcagaaacaaaaaatgattttattaaccTTATTATAATGACATTGAACAGAGAAGTGGATTTTTATCTCtcttttattagaaaaaaaaaatctaaacaaaacgTTAGTTCTTCTTTGCTATTCAAGTcctttttataatacattttattcatatgCCATCATAATAACATGTTGGAAAACACTATACGACCTTATTGACATGCAAGGTTTACCCGAAACTGAAAATGCTGCAAACGGTTGTTTACACCAAAAGGCACTGGCTTTTATGTATACTgggaacaaaattaaaaaaatgataacataCAAACAGAATATTTTCCATCATTATTATACATGTTACATTTATTCAATTGTATTTTCcattgtgtttgcatttgaacTAAAGGGGAAGATAAATGGGCGACTGCAGCAAGTCTCTCTTCCCATAAGTGTTGGCTCCTACGTTGGTTGGCGCGTAAACGGTGCCGATGGTGTTGCTGGATCGGATGAGAAAGTCTGCTAATCTCTGAGTCACGCAGGTGGCTGTGTTACACTTCCGTTTTTCCATGTGATGACTGTGGGGAAGTTCAGAAAGATATTTAGGCATTAGTCATATGccttaacaaattaaaacaacCTTATGATGTTGTTTGTAACTAAGCAAGATTATAAACACTTCAGAAATGATCAATTATAATTCAAAAATGGATGAAATAGGCCATGGATTACTAGCATgatgtttctttaaattaatctgactataacaaaatgtttaatttcagtctttaatacattccccctcaaaaatgcaattacaaatGGCGTAAAAAGGCTTTGATGGTTCTATGAGCTACCAGAATGGCAACATCTTCAACTCTGATTCATAATTGACAATTATTTTGCACAAGTACCTGTTCACTGCATTGAGGCCTCTTGGAGGCCGTGGCCTTGTAAAACTCAAGAATGGATTGTCAGATAGATCTGAAACCAGCCATCCATCGACCTCTTGCAAGTCATCCGGCTTTTCATTGGATGAAAGGGAGTACCTGTCGACAAGAAGAGGCCACAAAGCACAATCTCATCCAGAGTTGCTTAGAAAGTGCCACTCTCCCTGACTATGACAATCTTCTGAAGTGGAGACGTGTTGCGAGTGGATCATTTGCGCCCGCTGGTCATATCACTTACACGCACTTGCCACGCACTTGTTACATCTTGTTACAAGGATACCAAATAATCCGCTACCTCATATGAACCTTCTTTGTCAggttctttattctttatttttaaagggacaATGCACATTAATTAACATGAGCACTCAAGTCCATCATGTAAATGTGCCAGATTTACCATACTGGctaattttctaaatttttcactaaatatatttctgtttttgtaactaaaacaaaatcttaTTACATTAGTTTGCACCAacaaaagttatatttaaagGGTAACATTCTGCATGGTAGAATGTTATAATTATGACACAAATAACAATGATTATAAACAGTGGCATGTGAAAGTTTGAGAACCCCtggcagaatctgtgaaaatgtaaataattttaacaaaataacagagctaaaaaatggctgaaattattcaaataacccccttcaaaagtttggaaacccttggttcttaataatctgtgtggttacctggatgatctacaactgttttttgttttgtgatggttgttcatgagtcccttgtttgttctgaacagttaaactaagcactgttcttctgaaaaaatcctccaggtcctgcagattcttcagttttccagcatcttttgcatatttgaactctttccagcagtgactgtatgattttgagacccatcttttcacactgaggacaattgagggacttaaacacaactattaaaaaaggttcaaacatttactaatgctccagaaggaaacacgatgcattaagagccggagggtgaatacttttgaacaggatgaagttgtccaaatttttcgtattttgctgaaatatatatgtatatatatatatatatacatatatatatatgtatgtatatttcttgtggactgtatgtaaacagctttcatgtgaaatatcttactcaggacagtactaaataaaacataacatgaattttgtatgaactctcttattttgttaaaattattcacatttttacagattctgcaaggggaaCTTTTGCATACCACtgtatacagtaaaactgttagGTATTTCTAcccattttaacaaataaatattagaattcTAAATATTCACTTATtctttcttatttaaaataaaacaaaacaaaatgaaaaataaaatatgttttgttaatacatttgtattgtACGTAACAAACAATATGTCAGGTAACCTAAAATGTGTCAACCTATGATCTAAATGAACTgattctaaattaaaattactgtATAATTGATTATACTGTAAGACTTTACAAtgaggttccattagttaattttagttaatgtattaactaacataaagaatgaacaatgcatttattacagtatttatgttagttaatttacagtgtttatgttagttaatgaaaatacagtcgttcatagTTCATGTGAATTCACAGTgcatgttaacaaacacaacatttgattttaaaaatacattagtaaatgctgaaattaactaaGATGTAGAAGCATTGTTCAtccttagttcatgttaactaatgttaactaatgaaccttattgtaaagtgttaccatttgtCTGATTTGACCCAACTTACACAAATTAaggattcttcagaaatcagatTAAAAACAAACCCTAACAAGgaatattttcactttttacaaTGAGTTAAAAGACTTGCCTGTTGTAAGGGACTGTGGCGACACATTGCAGCATCACAAGGAAGATCAGGATCTGGGAGGGTAGTTTTAGGTGATACATGGCAGACAGGAATTGTTCTTgttcaaaagaagaaaataaaaataacattagcaTGAGGAAAATTGCAtgtcagaattaaaaaaaaagtgtaaaagagTTTTCTTCCCCCCTAATAAAAGAAGCTAAACCCAAAGCATTTTTTCTAACAATTGTATAAGTTTTGTACCACCACATTGCCCTCAGTAAAGCTCAAGATACTGAACTCATATTACAGTAGacaacattttgcattatttagcataattaatattattaaaatgttttttattagtattttaccacttttaaactaaaaacaaactcatATAAAGTAATGTCGAGCCAAGTGATAATCCAAAAATGTTccgctattttattaaaaaaggtaaCAGTACTTACTTCCAGCGGTTTCAAACCCGTGGACAGCAGCTTCTGAAGGTGCCGGCGTTGTCTCtgtttttcacacaaacacacacactcactccaTCCTCTCTGTTATAGGCTCCTACCCTCAACCACTTGTGACATCATCGCACTCCTCCAAATATAGCCCTCAATTTTCCAGCAGAGATCGAGAGGGGGGTTAGCTTGAAGATTTCAAACTCACAATGAGGGTCAAAAGCGGCGTTGACGCTCATTATGACATTTGTCGTGGACATCATTATCCACTGCTTTACGTCACAACATTTGAGATGAGTTTGAGTAAAGCCTTATTCCTACAATGGGGGGACCaagtattttttacattaatgagcacatttagcttgttttaaattattgtttctAGAGAAAAGTTAATGCTGTACCTGGAAAAACTTCTTCTTATGTCAAGTGGAAAATTCTTATGGACAAGTGGAAAATTCTTGGGATTCTCTCTTGAACATGAAGCGTTTTTGAGCTTGAAAGCTTTCATTCAgttttactgaagaaagaaagttttAGAATGGCATtacatgttcatttttgttgaa
The Labeo rohita strain BAU-BD-2019 unplaced genomic scaffold, IGBB_LRoh.1.0 scaffold_453, whole genome shotgun sequence genome window above contains:
- the LOC127160782 gene encoding calcitonin gene-related peptide 2, giving the protein MYHLKLPSQILIFLVMLQCVATVPYNRYSLSSNEKPDDLQEVDGWLVSDLSDNPFLSFTRPRPPRGLNAVNSHHMEKRKCNTATCVTQRLADFLIRSSNTIGTVYAPTNVGANTYGKRDLLQSPIYLPL